A stretch of Suncus etruscus isolate mSunEtr1 chromosome 9, mSunEtr1.pri.cur, whole genome shotgun sequence DNA encodes these proteins:
- the MAVS gene encoding mitochondrial antiviral-signaling protein, which translates to MGFAEDKTYEYIRYHFKKFCHIRAREILPYLGCLTTSDQDRLRAELERWGNADSIWKVFDTLRRRMGWVESFIQALRVCEHRELAEEVAHIYQSNLPPVQSLPAAPVPGPAELPRLSTPAVAFRDPPKSYQEKGPSYSTPVQDTQTPKSLGETSQTAPQTDSSGTVQPVPGGQEPPSDMASRRPPAKGLPQEPDTELDSPHLAGDNLTPLRGPVSPTVSFQPLSRSTSRASRLPAPPTVSVSSPSLSPSTPGLVPSGGAGDRAEATSNPRGPGVPTSPAPSKVPAKPKPSGTMPTAVPSSLTPSKLPVNSARASTGASKVPDHKMPTSAAPSGKGGSRVAKEAPESLPRMGTEAGGMARPDASAHWRSDVELSKPGRLISQLDSTFSGCSEDLAISYSDSLGTVGGTSGRHCPEENEYHSDSIRMHVAGNPSVDLKAGNPGPSASGQLPEEEFPAKPLPKPAAPWALWLVVAAAGGLLAALLYHRRLLQ; encoded by the exons ATGGGATTTGCTGAGGACAAGACTTATGAATATATCCGCTACCATTTCAAAAAATTTTGCCACATTCGTGCTCGGGAGATTCTGCCTTACTTGGGCTGCCTGACGACAAGTGACCAG GACCGACTGCGTGCCGAACTCGAGCGCTGGGGGAATGCTGACTCGATCTGGAAAGTGTTTGACACCCTTCGACGGCGAATGGGCTGGGTGGAGTCCTTCATCCAAGCACTGAGGGTCTGCGAGCACAGAGAACTGGCCGAGGAAGTAGCCCACATCTACCAGAGCAACCTGCCCC CGGTCCAGTCCCTCCCTGCAGCCCCTGTGCCAGGCCCTGCTGAGCTTCCGAGACTCTCCACACCTGCTGTGGCCTTCAGAGATCCCCCCAAAAGCTACCAGGAGAAGGGGCCGAGCTACTCCACCCCTGTCCAAGATACCCAGACTCCGAAGTCCCTGGGAGAG ACTTCACAGACAGCCCCACAGACTGACAGCTCTGGCACTGTCCAGCCAGTGCCAGGTGGTCAGGAGCCCCCCTCTGACATGGCGTCCCGTCGCCCTCCTGCCAAGGGTCTGCCACAGGAGCCGGACACAGAACTAGACAGCCCGCATTTAGCAG GAGACAATCTCACCCCCCTCCGGGGGCCTGTGTCTCCTACCGTCTCCTTCCAGCCCCTGAGCCGTTCTACCTCCAGGGCCAGCCGCTTGCCTGCACCCCCCACAGTGTCTGTGTCTAGCCCTAGCCTCTCCCCTTCCACTCCTGGCCTGGTCCCCTCTGGGGGTGCTGGTGACCGGGCCGAGGCCACCAGCAACCCTAGGGGTCCAGGGGTGCCCACCAGCCCAGCACCTTCCAAGGTCCCCGCCAAACCAAAGCCCTCAGGCACCATGCCCACTGCTGTGCCCAGCAGCTTAACTCCATCCAAGCTGCCTGTCAACTCAGCCCGTGCCAGCACAGGAGCATCCAAGGTGCCCGACCACAAAATGCCCACAAGTGCAGCACCCAGTGGCAAGGGTGGCAGCAGAGTGGCCAAG GAGGCCCCCGAGTCTCTGCCTCGCATGGGCACAGAGGCTGGTGGCATGGCCAGGCCGGATGCTAGTGCCCACTGGAGATCTGATGTGGAGCTGAGCAAGCCAGGGAGGCTGATCTCTCAGCTGGACAGCACGTTTTCAGGCTGCTCCGAGGACCTCGCCATTAGCTACAGCGACTCCCTAGGCACCGTGGGCGGCACCAGTGGGCGGCACTGTCCCGAGGAGAACGAGTACCACTCAGACTCCATCAGGATGCACGTGGCTGGGAACCCCAGCGTCGACCTCAAGGCCGGCAACCCTGGGCCCAGCGCCTCTGGGCAGCTCCCGGAGGAGGAGTTTCCTGCGAAGCCACTGCCCAAGCCCGCAGCCCCCTGGGCCCTGTGGCTCGTGGTGGCTGCAGCTGGCGGGCTCCTGGCTGCGCTCCTGTACCACCGGCGCCTACTCCAATGA